CAATTTGAAACCCAAATGATGAAATACTCTAGTTACAAAGAGGATTACCAAAAATAGGCAATACCTCCTCATAGGCAAGGCCTGCGCCAATTCCAACGATGCTGACCAGATGGTGGATGGAGTTGTCGAGGCTGACTCGCTTCTCAAAGAGGCAACATACTAAATCATAGATCATATAAGAGAGGCTCACTGCTAGAGTTCGCATCTGCTCAGTGTTCAAAATCCACCATCAAATGGGGAGTTTAATCAAAGCAATCATTGGAATTAACAAATACTATATTGTTTCAGATTCCAGACGGAGCTCTACGAAGTATATGAAAATTAGTCCAAATAGATTTTAGATAAAGCAACCCTATGGTCTAGTACTGTCAGATACCTGCTTTGGGGAAGATTTTGCAGCCAAAGGACAAACTGGGCATCCCCAATCTTGAACGGAGAGAAAGGCTAATGTTACAGCTAAAGTTGCATGAATCGTAGAAACAGTCCGGTTGCAGAAATCAAACGAGCGCTTGGGGAATATCCTCCTTATTAGCAGAAAAGCTGTTGTCCATGAAATGACTCCAAGCACTATTATATTCATAATATAGGCTtccatttatatatttcttcgCAGATTTGAGCCTTCAAGTGAAGATGGTCAGCCCATAATCTACCGGCCGGAAACGAGATAGAGAAATCGATCTGGTTTCAAGTAGCCATATCATGTAGGGTTTATGAATCCTTCTTCTCGAGGAATAACAAAAGCAGAGCCGTTTCTTCCTCCCCACACAGGAAAAAGTTTCTACCAATGCATCAAGTTGTAGGCAACAAAATAAATGTCAGCCAATCTGCTATTAGTAGTTGAGCTTCATTTATTTTGTGTTGTAAAATACAGGTGGAAATTATGGGATAGGTGTGGAAGTTGGTGGTATTGATTCTAGTTTAGACCCAACATGATGATGAGATTTGATATACTCAAGAATTAAAATCATATTGATCAGTCCATTATTTCAGCAAATATGCATTAGCTGAATCATTTCCCGCCAGTCTGTACATCTTTAATTCTTTTGCCTAACATGTATTGGCCCGTGGCCGTGGGTCTTTTGCAAGGGTATTCAATGCATGCTCTCTAATTTTGTGGCTCTAGTTTTTTGTAGAGACGTTGCATGCTCTACAAATGTTGTCATTCGTTTGTTGGCAGACTAGACAGTTGAGGAAAAATGAACGATCGAAGTCCCACAtcgatattttattaaaaaagaaaaaaactttaagGTGGTGAAATAATTCATCTTCATCAATAATACCTTGAATAAGAGAGTGCGTAGCATTATATATAGTAGCCTAGCTATAATATGGACGAAAAAGGCTGTTCCCCATTTATTAGGCGAAGCCATGCTTTTAATGGGATATGAATATGGTATATCTATGTGTTTAATTTGTTAACTACTTTGAattgttacaaaaaaaaaaaaaaaatctattaattgTTTGAATTTACTTTCCTCTgtatctttcacatcttggcGAGTCAACATATGGGTTTGCAAGTAggatttttatttaagaaactATTGTTTGCTTTGAGAGAttaga
This genomic window from Carya illinoinensis cultivar Pawnee chromosome 7, C.illinoinensisPawnee_v1, whole genome shotgun sequence contains:
- the LOC122314938 gene encoding TLC domain-containing protein 5-like translates to MEAYIMNIIVLGVISWTTAFLLIRRIFPKRSFDFCNRTVSTIHATLAVTLAFLSVQDWGCPVCPLAAKSSPKQMRTLAVSLSYMIYDLVCCLFEKRVSLDNSIHHLVSIVGIGAGLAYEECGSEMVAALWVTEVSSPFLHLRELLKELGFRDNDLNLAVDILFAVIFTLGRMVCGPYLAYVTISASNPFVIKAMALGLQLVSAFWFYKIVRMVKHKLTKRTASKNVSSKLFIPKT